From one Plantibacter flavus genomic stretch:
- the nusB gene encoding transcription antitermination factor NusB has product MSARTKARKRALDLLYQADVRQQTLAEVLSAEASRAVSEPDRQASWLYAREIVDGVGDHAEEIDEQIETYAQGWTLARMPTVDRAILRIAIWEILFNDEVPHGVAIDEAVEAAKTLSTDDSAGFINGLLGKISQINPR; this is encoded by the coding sequence GTGAGCGCTCGCACCAAGGCGCGCAAGCGCGCCCTCGATCTGCTGTACCAGGCCGACGTCCGTCAGCAGACCCTCGCTGAAGTCCTGTCCGCGGAAGCGTCTCGCGCCGTCAGCGAGCCCGACCGCCAGGCCTCGTGGTTGTATGCGCGAGAGATCGTCGACGGCGTCGGTGACCACGCCGAGGAGATCGACGAGCAGATCGAGACGTACGCGCAGGGCTGGACGCTCGCGCGGATGCCCACGGTCGACCGGGCCATCCTCCGGATCGCGATCTGGGAGATCCTGTTCAACGACGAGGTGCCGCACGGCGTCGCCATCGACGAAGCGGTTGAGGCGGCCAAGACCCTGTCGACCGACGACTCGGCCGGCTTCATCAACGGCCTGCTCGGCAAGATCTCGCAGATCAACCCGCGGTGA
- a CDS encoding shikimate dehydrogenase, whose product MRETGPGHGQDGQPRLAVLGAPIAHSKSPALHEAAYRVLGLDWDYGRHELEAAELSAFLDGLGSDWRGLSLTMPLKHRALELADVADRAATETGAVNTLRLRRAEDGSRRIEGFNTDVGGIVRAIGAAGVDTIASAIVLGGGATASSAIMAAADLGAEHVHVALRRPAQARPLEDLAGRLGLRFASGPFDGETPDAPLVISTLPGGALTEPGPVLSHAPGALLLDVAYDPWPSVLAEAWSQAGGSVLSGLSMLVHQALLQVRIFVLGDPLLPLDDETTVLGAMLGTVHLDHTGAPVASH is encoded by the coding sequence ATGCGTGAAACGGGGCCGGGTCACGGCCAGGACGGGCAGCCGCGGCTCGCCGTGCTCGGCGCGCCCATCGCCCACTCCAAGTCGCCGGCACTGCATGAGGCCGCTTACCGGGTGCTGGGGCTCGACTGGGACTACGGTCGCCACGAACTCGAGGCGGCTGAGCTCTCGGCCTTCCTCGACGGCCTCGGCTCGGACTGGCGGGGGCTCTCGCTGACCATGCCACTGAAGCATCGCGCGCTCGAGCTGGCCGACGTGGCCGACCGCGCCGCAACCGAGACCGGGGCGGTCAACACGCTGCGTCTCCGACGAGCCGAGGACGGGTCCCGTCGGATCGAGGGGTTCAACACCGACGTCGGCGGCATCGTCCGCGCGATCGGGGCGGCCGGTGTCGACACGATCGCGTCCGCGATCGTCCTGGGCGGGGGAGCGACGGCTTCCTCGGCGATCATGGCGGCGGCGGACCTCGGTGCCGAGCACGTCCACGTGGCGCTCAGACGACCGGCCCAGGCGCGACCACTCGAGGACCTCGCCGGCAGGCTGGGGCTGCGGTTCGCCTCAGGGCCGTTCGACGGTGAGACGCCTGACGCACCACTCGTGATCAGCACCCTTCCGGGCGGCGCCCTCACTGAACCGGGTCCGGTCCTGTCCCATGCTCCAGGCGCGCTCCTCCTCGACGTCGCGTACGACCCGTGGCCGAGTGTGCTCGCGGAGGCGTGGTCGCAGGCCGGCGGGTCGGTCCTCAGCGGGCTGTCGATGCTCGTGCACCAGGCGTTGCTCCAGGTCCGGATCTTCGTCCTCGGCGATCCGCTCCTGCCGCTCGACGACGAGACGACGGTGCTCGGGGCGATGCTCGGAACGGTCCACCTCGATCACACCGGGGCGCCGGTCGCCTCGCACTGA
- the mltG gene encoding endolytic transglycosylase MltG, which yields MSNLTPQNNPADDPLADLFTSERNAAGEQPVPLSRREARQRREAAEAASTPPEPVDEDAASDTAEPAPAGSRSVDATSVDAPSTAASSGHSSVGEPAASATPLSAPTSRAPESDDTDSSVSRARTMTIPAFEDLLAEDDTANDSGPQPIHRGRRRALAGGEPPKRRRGRRGLIALIVSIVVVGGLVACAAVVWTSYEPQIRKVLGWEEPNDYEGAGSGEAVVMVNEGDIGEDIATSLHDAGVTKSFDAFYDLLLAQPTQPEFFPGAYKLKLKMSAKSALAALTDEANRMEDTFVIPEGTAEQDALPSIAEGTGIPLEELQAAAADVASFGLPAEATSLEGFLFPATYSLPDGGDAHAVLQTLVNRSFQALDDAGVKPEDRWKTIVLASLIQKEAGLRDDYYKVSRVFLNRLDPAQWESGLLQSDATVAYGTGNTHRVSTTDAERADASNPYNTYVHPGMVVRPISNPGDLAIDAALHPADGPWLYFVTWNLDSGETIFSTTQEEHEAAVDKWLSWMDEHPEYQ from the coding sequence GTGTCGAATCTGACACCTCAGAACAACCCAGCAGACGATCCGCTCGCCGACCTCTTCACGTCCGAACGGAACGCCGCGGGGGAGCAGCCGGTACCACTGTCCCGACGCGAGGCACGTCAGCGGCGGGAGGCCGCCGAAGCCGCCTCGACGCCGCCCGAGCCCGTCGATGAAGACGCGGCGAGCGACACGGCCGAACCGGCCCCGGCCGGCTCCAGATCGGTCGACGCCACGTCCGTCGACGCCCCCTCGACCGCCGCGTCGTCCGGTCACTCCAGCGTCGGCGAACCGGCCGCGAGCGCCACACCTTTGAGCGCGCCGACCTCGCGCGCACCTGAGTCGGACGACACCGACTCCTCGGTGTCCCGGGCCAGGACCATGACCATCCCCGCGTTCGAGGACCTGCTCGCTGAGGACGACACGGCGAACGACAGCGGGCCGCAGCCGATCCATCGGGGGCGCCGTCGTGCGCTGGCCGGTGGGGAACCGCCGAAGCGCCGTCGTGGTCGTCGCGGGCTCATCGCGCTCATCGTGTCCATCGTGGTCGTCGGGGGTCTCGTCGCGTGCGCCGCGGTCGTGTGGACGAGTTACGAGCCGCAGATCCGCAAGGTCCTCGGCTGGGAGGAACCGAACGACTACGAGGGTGCCGGCAGCGGCGAGGCCGTCGTCATGGTCAACGAGGGCGACATCGGCGAGGACATCGCGACGAGCCTGCACGACGCGGGGGTCACGAAGTCGTTCGACGCCTTCTACGACCTCCTCCTCGCACAGCCCACCCAGCCGGAGTTCTTCCCTGGTGCCTACAAGCTGAAGCTCAAGATGAGCGCCAAGTCCGCCCTTGCAGCCCTGACCGATGAGGCGAACCGCATGGAGGACACCTTCGTCATCCCCGAGGGCACCGCTGAGCAGGACGCCCTGCCGTCGATCGCGGAGGGCACCGGCATCCCGCTGGAGGAACTCCAGGCGGCGGCCGCCGACGTCGCGTCCTTCGGTCTCCCCGCCGAGGCGACCTCGCTCGAGGGGTTCCTCTTCCCGGCGACCTACAGCCTCCCCGACGGCGGCGATGCGCACGCGGTCCTCCAGACCCTCGTGAACCGGTCGTTCCAGGCGCTCGACGACGCCGGGGTGAAGCCCGAGGATCGCTGGAAGACCATCGTCCTGGCCTCGCTCATCCAGAAGGAGGCGGGCCTCCGCGACGACTACTACAAGGTGTCGCGGGTCTTCCTCAACCGGCTGGACCCGGCCCAGTGGGAGAGCGGTCTGCTGCAGTCCGACGCGACGGTCGCGTACGGGACGGGCAACACCCACCGGGTGTCAACCACGGACGCCGAGCGCGCCGACGCTTCGAACCCGTACAACACCTACGTCCATCCGGGCATGGTCGTGCGACCGATCTCGAACCCGGGCGACCTCGCGATCGATGCCGCGCTGCACCCGGCCGACGGCCCCTGGCTCTACTTCGTCACCTGGAACCTCGATTCCGGTGAGACGATCTTCTCCACCACCCAGGAGGAGCACGAGGCCGCGGTCGACAAGTGGCTGTCCTGGATGGACGAGCACCCCGAGTACCAGTAG
- a CDS encoding VOC family protein, giving the protein MSDETGAALPLKRVHHIAIIASDYERSKRFYTSVLGCELLTEVYRAERDSWMGDLALNGEYLIELFSFPDPPARASGPEALGLRHLAFAVDDVDAGHARLVELGVRVEDVRIDPHTSRKMLFFFDPDGLPLELYEA; this is encoded by the coding sequence ATGAGCGACGAGACCGGTGCAGCCCTGCCGCTGAAGCGCGTGCACCATATCGCGATCATCGCCAGCGACTACGAGCGCTCCAAGCGCTTCTACACCTCGGTGCTCGGCTGCGAGCTGCTCACCGAGGTGTACCGGGCCGAGCGCGACTCCTGGATGGGCGACCTCGCCCTGAACGGTGAGTACCTCATCGAGTTGTTCTCCTTCCCTGACCCGCCGGCGCGCGCATCCGGGCCCGAAGCGCTCGGGCTGCGGCACCTCGCCTTCGCCGTCGACGACGTCGACGCCGGCCACGCGCGGCTGGTCGAGCTGGGTGTCCGCGTCGAAGACGTCCGGATCGACCCGCACACCTCGCGCAAGATGCTGTTCTTCTTCGATCCCGACGGCCTCCCGTTGGAGCTCTACGAGGCCTGA
- the aroC gene encoding chorismate synthase — MLRWLTAGESHGPELIAVLEGLPSGVPISMDGVRADLARRKLGYGRGSRMKFEEDELNLSGGVRHGFSMGSPIAIRIGNTEWPKWAEVMSPEPTEISDKSRGRSAALTRPRPGHADLTGMQKYGFDEARPVLERASARETAARVALGAVARSFLGELGITLVSHTLSIGPVRVPEDSPLPVPADVDALDADPLRCFDKATSERMVAEVDAAKKDGDTLGGIVEVLAYGLPPGLGSYVHWDRRLDARLAAALMGIQAIKGVEVGDGFLTTTRRGSAAHDELVQESDGIARQSDRAGGTEGGMTTGTVLRVRAGMKPIATVPHSLRTVDVATSEAATAHHQRSDVCAVPASGVVAEAMVALVLAEAVLEKFGGDSVPETKRNLDGYLAAIPSNLRTRGDHASSADA, encoded by the coding sequence ATGCTTCGTTGGCTCACTGCCGGAGAGTCTCACGGCCCGGAACTCATCGCCGTCCTCGAGGGACTCCCGTCCGGCGTCCCCATCTCCATGGACGGCGTCCGCGCCGACCTCGCCCGACGGAAGCTCGGCTACGGCCGAGGATCCCGAATGAAGTTCGAGGAGGACGAGCTCAACCTGTCCGGCGGCGTCCGCCACGGCTTCTCCATGGGCAGCCCGATCGCGATCCGCATCGGCAACACCGAGTGGCCGAAGTGGGCCGAGGTCATGAGCCCCGAGCCGACCGAGATCTCCGACAAGTCGCGTGGCCGCAGCGCCGCGCTCACCCGTCCGCGTCCCGGCCACGCCGACCTGACGGGCATGCAGAAGTACGGCTTCGACGAGGCGCGTCCCGTGCTCGAACGCGCCAGCGCACGCGAGACCGCTGCGCGCGTCGCCCTCGGCGCCGTCGCGCGCTCCTTCCTCGGCGAGCTGGGCATCACCCTCGTCAGCCACACGCTGTCGATCGGCCCGGTGCGCGTTCCCGAAGACAGCCCGCTGCCGGTCCCGGCCGACGTCGACGCGCTCGACGCCGATCCGCTGCGCTGCTTCGACAAGGCGACCTCGGAGCGCATGGTCGCCGAGGTCGACGCGGCCAAGAAGGACGGTGACACCCTCGGCGGCATCGTCGAGGTCCTGGCCTACGGACTCCCACCGGGACTCGGCTCCTACGTCCACTGGGACCGCCGACTCGACGCACGCCTCGCGGCAGCGCTCATGGGCATCCAGGCCATCAAGGGTGTGGAGGTCGGCGACGGCTTCCTCACGACGACGCGTCGCGGCTCCGCGGCCCACGACGAGCTCGTCCAGGAGAGCGACGGCATCGCCCGACAGAGCGATCGCGCCGGCGGCACCGAGGGTGGCATGACCACCGGTACCGTCCTCCGCGTGCGCGCCGGCATGAAGCCGATCGCGACCGTCCCGCACTCGCTCCGCACGGTCGACGTCGCGACGAGCGAGGCCGCCACCGCGCACCACCAGCGCTCGGACGTCTGCGCGGTCCCGGCCTCCGGTGTCGTGGCCGAGGCGATGGTGGCCCTGGTCCTCGCCGAAGCGGTGCTGGAGAAGTTCGGTGGCGACTCCGTCCCCGAGACGAAGCGCAACCTCGACGGATACCTGGCAGCGATCCCGTCGAACCTGCGCACGCGAGGCGACCACGCCTCCAGCGCCGATGCCTGA
- the aroB gene encoding 3-dehydroquinate synthase: protein MSTEPTTPTERTVIEVTGSSPYPITIGRGLEDVLVDALGTGVQRVLIVHPATLGEKAAKLRETLSDRYQVLLAEVPDAEAGKRVEVAAFCWGVLGQADFTRSDAVIGFGGGAVTDLAGFVAATWLRGVRLVQVPTTVLGMVDAAVGGKTGINTAEGKNLVGAFYAPAAVVCDLDTLDTLPKNEILAGFAEVAKAGFIRYPEILDLIEADVDAATDPETPAFRRCIELAIRMKADVVSEDFTEQGLREILNYGHTLGHAIEHAERYQWRHGAAVAIGMMYVAELSRLAGRLSDEVVDRHRRVLELLSLPIAYPVGRWNTLLATMQRDKKTRGSMLRFIVLDDLAKPTVLQGPETSLLFAAYQEIGS from the coding sequence ATGAGCACCGAACCGACCACCCCGACCGAGCGGACCGTCATCGAGGTGACGGGATCCTCCCCGTACCCCATCACGATCGGGAGAGGGCTGGAGGACGTGCTCGTCGACGCCCTCGGGACCGGCGTGCAGCGGGTCCTCATCGTCCACCCGGCGACGCTGGGCGAGAAGGCGGCCAAACTGCGCGAGACCCTGAGCGACCGGTACCAGGTGCTGCTCGCCGAGGTGCCGGACGCCGAGGCCGGGAAACGGGTCGAGGTCGCCGCGTTCTGCTGGGGAGTCCTCGGGCAGGCAGACTTCACGCGCTCCGACGCGGTCATCGGGTTCGGCGGTGGCGCCGTCACCGACCTTGCAGGCTTCGTCGCCGCCACCTGGCTGCGCGGCGTCCGACTCGTGCAGGTCCCCACGACGGTCCTCGGCATGGTCGACGCGGCCGTGGGCGGCAAGACGGGCATCAACACCGCGGAAGGCAAGAACCTCGTCGGCGCCTTCTACGCCCCGGCAGCCGTCGTCTGCGATCTCGACACGCTCGACACCCTCCCGAAGAACGAGATCCTCGCCGGGTTCGCCGAGGTGGCCAAGGCCGGGTTCATCCGCTACCCGGAGATCCTCGATCTCATCGAGGCCGACGTCGACGCCGCGACCGACCCCGAGACACCCGCCTTCCGCCGCTGCATCGAGCTCGCGATCCGGATGAAGGCCGACGTCGTCAGCGAGGACTTCACCGAGCAGGGCCTCCGCGAGATCCTCAACTACGGGCACACGCTCGGGCACGCCATCGAGCACGCCGAGCGGTATCAGTGGCGACACGGTGCCGCGGTGGCGATCGGCATGATGTACGTCGCCGAGCTCTCCCGCCTCGCCGGCCGGCTGTCGGACGAGGTCGTCGACCGCCACCGTCGCGTCCTGGAGCTCCTCAGCCTGCCGATCGCCTATCCGGTGGGCCGCTGGAACACGCTGCTCGCGACGATGCAGCGCGACAAGAAGACGCGCGGTTCGATGTTGCGGTTCATCGTGCTCGACGACCTCGCCAAGCCGACCGTCCTCCAAGGGCCCGAGACCTCGCTGCTCTTCGCCGCCTACCAGGAGATCGGCTCCTGA
- the efp gene encoding elongation factor P yields MASTADIKNGIVLNIDGQLWTVIEFQHVKPGKGGAFVRTKMKNIMTGKVVDKTYNAGTKIDVENVDRRDFTYLYADGDSFVFMDKSDYDQITIPAVVVGDTKNFLLENQDVTVALNNGNPLYVELPASVILEVTYTEPGLQGDRSTGGTKPATVETGYEIQVPLFLETGTKVKVDTRTGDYLGRVNE; encoded by the coding sequence ATGGCTTCTACCGCTGACATCAAGAACGGCATCGTCCTGAACATCGACGGGCAGCTCTGGACGGTGATCGAGTTCCAGCACGTCAAGCCGGGCAAGGGTGGCGCGTTCGTCCGCACCAAGATGAAGAACATCATGACCGGCAAGGTCGTCGACAAGACGTACAACGCCGGCACGAAGATCGACGTCGAGAACGTCGACCGCCGCGACTTCACCTACCTGTACGCGGACGGCGACTCCTTCGTCTTCATGGACAAGAGCGACTACGACCAGATCACCATCCCCGCCGTCGTCGTCGGCGACACCAAGAACTTCCTCCTCGAGAACCAGGACGTCACGGTCGCACTCAACAACGGCAACCCGCTCTACGTCGAGCTCCCCGCGTCGGTCATCCTCGAGGTCACCTACACGGAACCCGGGCTCCAGGGCGACCGCTCGACCGGCGGCACGAAGCCGGCGACCGTCGAGACCGGCTACGAGATCCAGGTCCCGCTCTTCCTCGAGACCGGCACCAAGGTCAAGGTCGACACCCGTACGGGTGACTACCTCGGTCGCGTCAACGAGTGA
- the alaS gene encoding alanine--tRNA ligase, producing the protein MDTADIRSRWLTFFGDRGHTVVPSASLVSDDPSLLFTVAGMVPFVPYLTGVVPAPFDRATSVQKCIRTNDIEEVGKTPRHGTFFQMNGNFSFGDYFKEGAITYAWELLTGSESSGGLAFDEKDLWVTVYKDDDEAIDLWKRVAGLPEHRIQRLDKDTNYWSTGQPGPAGPCSEIFFDRGPAYGADGGPATDDDRYVEIWNLVFMQYLIENVRGKVDFDIVGELPKKNIDTGMGLERVAFLKQGVENMYEIDQVRPVLDRAAELSGRRYGADHDDDVRMRVIADHVRSSLMLMSDGITPSNEGRGYILRRLMRRTVRAMRLLGVDTATFPELFSASRDAMKAAYPEVETDFGRISQSAYAEEETFLRTLASGTTILDLALEQTKGTGRTALAGDSAFLLHDTYGFPIDLTLEIAEEAGLSVDRDAFDSLMTAQRQRAKADAKAKKSVLADLSVYSDIRAKGETVFTGYTELETESRILGIIVGGHPVQRAVAGDIAEVILAETSLYAESGGQEADQGVIVGPGYELEVLDVQKPVKGLIAHKVQVSQGEVGVDAPATTIVDASYRRGAQQAHSGTHIIHAALRQVLGDSAHQSGSSNKAGYLRLDFTWNQPLSPATKSEIEEISNNAIRDNLQVTTREMALDDAKALGAMALFGEKYGETVRVVDIGGPWSRELCAGTHVTSSAEIGLINLVSESSVGSTNRRVESLVGLEAFRDLAAERALVSQLSGSLKTPKEQLPDRIAELVANLKAAEKKIAAFEARGLSERLPALAQTAHRVGPVSLVAEHLGELGSPNDVRTLVTQLREQLGASPAVIALGAVVGGKPAIVVATNQGARDAGLKAGLLVRVAAGVLGGNGGGKDDLAQGGGVDATALGDALAAIAREIA; encoded by the coding sequence ATGGACACCGCTGACATCCGCTCCCGCTGGCTCACCTTCTTCGGCGATCGGGGGCACACCGTCGTCCCCTCCGCCTCCCTCGTCAGCGACGACCCCTCGCTCCTCTTCACGGTCGCCGGCATGGTGCCGTTCGTGCCGTACCTCACCGGTGTGGTCCCCGCGCCGTTCGACCGCGCCACGAGCGTCCAGAAGTGCATCCGCACCAACGACATCGAAGAGGTGGGCAAGACGCCCCGGCACGGCACCTTCTTCCAGATGAACGGCAACTTCTCCTTCGGCGACTACTTCAAGGAGGGGGCGATCACCTACGCGTGGGAGCTCCTGACCGGCAGTGAGTCGAGCGGCGGCCTCGCCTTCGACGAGAAGGACCTCTGGGTCACCGTGTACAAGGACGACGACGAGGCGATCGACCTCTGGAAGCGCGTCGCAGGGCTCCCCGAGCACCGCATCCAGCGGCTCGACAAGGACACGAACTACTGGTCGACGGGTCAGCCAGGACCGGCCGGCCCGTGCTCGGAGATCTTCTTCGACCGCGGTCCCGCGTACGGCGCCGACGGCGGCCCGGCGACCGACGACGACCGGTACGTCGAGATCTGGAACCTCGTGTTCATGCAGTACCTGATCGAGAACGTCCGCGGCAAGGTCGACTTCGACATCGTCGGCGAACTCCCGAAGAAGAACATCGACACCGGCATGGGGCTCGAGCGGGTGGCCTTCCTCAAGCAGGGCGTCGAGAACATGTACGAGATCGACCAGGTGCGCCCGGTCCTCGATCGCGCCGCCGAGTTGAGCGGACGTCGCTACGGCGCCGACCACGACGACGACGTCCGGATGCGCGTCATCGCCGACCACGTGCGTTCCTCGCTCATGCTCATGAGCGACGGCATCACGCCGTCGAACGAGGGACGCGGGTACATCCTCCGCCGCCTCATGCGACGGACGGTCCGTGCGATGCGTCTCCTCGGCGTCGACACCGCGACGTTCCCCGAGCTGTTCTCCGCGTCCCGCGACGCCATGAAGGCCGCCTACCCCGAGGTCGAGACCGACTTCGGCCGGATCTCGCAGAGCGCCTACGCCGAGGAGGAGACCTTCCTCCGGACGCTGGCCAGCGGCACGACCATCCTCGACCTCGCGCTCGAGCAGACCAAGGGCACGGGCCGGACGGCCCTCGCCGGGGATTCCGCGTTCCTCCTGCACGACACCTACGGGTTCCCCATCGACCTGACCCTCGAGATCGCGGAGGAGGCCGGCCTCTCCGTCGACCGCGACGCGTTCGATTCGCTCATGACCGCGCAGCGCCAGCGCGCGAAGGCCGACGCGAAGGCGAAGAAGAGCGTCCTCGCCGACCTCTCGGTCTACAGCGACATCCGCGCCAAGGGGGAGACCGTGTTCACCGGCTACACCGAGCTCGAGACCGAGAGCCGTATCCTCGGCATCATCGTCGGCGGCCACCCGGTGCAGCGCGCGGTCGCCGGTGACATCGCCGAGGTGATCCTGGCGGAGACCTCGCTGTACGCCGAGTCCGGCGGGCAGGAGGCCGACCAGGGCGTCATCGTCGGACCCGGATACGAGCTCGAGGTGCTCGACGTCCAGAAGCCGGTGAAGGGTCTCATCGCGCACAAGGTGCAGGTGAGCCAGGGCGAGGTGGGCGTTGACGCACCGGCGACGACCATCGTCGACGCGAGCTACCGCCGCGGCGCCCAGCAGGCGCACTCCGGTACGCACATCATCCACGCCGCCCTGCGGCAGGTGCTGGGCGACAGCGCCCACCAGTCCGGTTCGTCGAACAAGGCCGGGTACCTGCGGCTCGACTTCACCTGGAACCAGCCGCTGTCGCCGGCGACGAAGTCGGAGATCGAGGAGATCTCCAACAACGCCATCCGCGACAACCTGCAGGTGACCACCCGCGAGATGGCGCTCGACGACGCGAAGGCACTCGGCGCCATGGCACTGTTCGGCGAGAAGTACGGCGAGACCGTCCGCGTCGTCGACATCGGCGGGCCGTGGTCGCGTGAGCTGTGTGCGGGCACCCACGTCACCTCCAGCGCCGAGATCGGGTTGATCAACCTCGTCAGCGAATCGTCTGTCGGCTCGACGAACCGTCGGGTGGAGTCGCTCGTCGGACTCGAGGCCTTCCGCGACCTCGCCGCCGAGCGCGCGCTCGTGTCACAGCTCTCCGGCAGCCTCAAGACGCCGAAGGAACAGCTGCCCGACCGCATCGCCGAACTCGTCGCGAACCTCAAGGCGGCTGAGAAGAAGATCGCCGCGTTCGAAGCCCGTGGGCTGAGCGAACGTCTCCCGGCACTGGCGCAGACCGCTCACCGCGTCGGCCCGGTGTCGCTCGTCGCCGAGCACCTGGGCGAGCTCGGGTCACCGAACGACGTCAGGACGCTCGTCACGCAGCTCCGCGAGCAGCTCGGCGCGAGCCCGGCGGTCATCGCCCTGGGCGCGGTCGTCGGTGGGAAGCCCGCGATCGTCGTCGCGACGAACCAGGGTGCCCGCGACGCCGGACTCAAGGCAGGCCTCCTCGTCCGGGTCGCGGCCGGCGTCCTCGGCGGCAACGGTGGTGGGAAGGACGACCTCGCACAGGGTGGCGGCGTCGACGCCACCGCGCTCGGCGACGCCCTCGCGGCGATCGCCCGCGAGATCGCCTGA
- a CDS encoding type II 3-dehydroquinate dehydratase, with protein sequence MTTVLVLNGPNLGRLGSREPDVYGSADLVALRTVLEADAGDGTRIDLRQTDDEGELIGWLHEAVDSGTSVILNPAAFTHYSYGLRDAAAMVTKAGLLLVEVHLSNPHAREAFRHTSVISGVATGVIAGFGFDSYRLALDLVVRRSAE encoded by the coding sequence ATGACCACCGTACTCGTCCTCAACGGACCGAACCTCGGGCGCCTCGGCAGCCGTGAACCCGACGTCTACGGCTCGGCCGACCTCGTTGCGCTGCGCACCGTGCTCGAGGCCGACGCGGGCGACGGGACGCGGATCGACCTGCGCCAGACGGACGACGAAGGCGAGCTGATCGGCTGGCTCCACGAGGCCGTCGACTCCGGCACGTCCGTGATCCTCAACCCCGCGGCGTTCACCCACTACAGCTACGGGCTCCGTGACGCGGCGGCCATGGTCACGAAGGCTGGCCTCCTGCTCGTCGAGGTGCACCTCTCGAATCCGCACGCCCGCGAGGCCTTCCGTCACACGAGCGTGATCTCCGGTGTCGCGACCGGCGTGATCGCCGGTTTCGGCTTCGACTCGTACCGCCTCGCCCTCGACCTCGTGGTGCGCCGCAGCGCCGAGTGA
- a CDS encoding shikimate kinase, translated as MPEQAADLRLPVVLIGPMGSGKSRVGKQLAKRLGLPFVDTDNVVSGEHGAIARIFERHGEAHFRALERAAVAAALEQPAIVSLGGGAVLDEDTQRQLADARVVLLTVTEEAVLARANLDKRPLLRDDPGAWSRIAAARRPVYERLADVTFDTSHRPISGIVDELVAWVKEPA; from the coding sequence ATGCCTGAGCAGGCCGCCGATCTCCGACTCCCCGTCGTCCTCATCGGACCGATGGGGTCGGGGAAGAGCCGCGTCGGCAAGCAGCTGGCGAAGCGCCTGGGCCTGCCGTTCGTCGACACCGACAACGTCGTCTCCGGCGAGCACGGAGCGATCGCGCGCATCTTCGAGCGACACGGCGAGGCGCACTTCCGCGCCCTGGAGCGGGCGGCGGTCGCCGCCGCACTCGAGCAGCCGGCGATCGTGTCGCTCGGCGGGGGAGCGGTGCTCGACGAGGACACGCAGCGTCAGCTCGCCGATGCACGCGTCGTGCTGTTGACGGTGACCGAAGAGGCCGTGCTGGCACGAGCCAACCTCGACAAGCGTCCACTCCTCCGTGACGACCCCGGCGCGTGGTCGCGCATCGCCGCCGCCCGGCGTCCCGTGTACGAACGACTCGCGGATGTCACCTTCGACACCTCGCACCGACCCATCTCAGGCATCGTCGACGAGCTCGTCGCCTGGGTGAAGGAGCCTGCATGA
- the ruvX gene encoding Holliday junction resolvase RuvX → MTDGFRRGVRLGIDVGKARVGVARSDPDGLLATPVETVTRDLGGDADIRAIAVIAEELGAVELVVGLPIALSGKDTASTQDAREFAARLRSITGVPARLVDERLTTVTAHGALRSAGKRQKQTRSIVDQVAAVILLQYALDAERGSGRPPGSPVDP, encoded by the coding sequence ATGACGGACGGGTTCCGTCGCGGTGTCCGACTCGGGATCGACGTCGGGAAGGCCAGGGTCGGGGTCGCGAGAAGCGATCCCGACGGCCTGTTGGCCACGCCGGTGGAGACGGTCACACGGGACCTGGGCGGCGACGCCGACATCCGGGCGATCGCGGTCATCGCCGAAGAACTCGGCGCCGTGGAGCTCGTCGTCGGTCTCCCGATCGCCCTGTCGGGGAAGGACACGGCGTCCACACAGGACGCCCGGGAGTTCGCCGCCCGGCTCAGGTCGATCACCGGTGTCCCGGCCCGTCTCGTCGACGAGCGGCTGACGACGGTGACCGCCCACGGCGCCTTGCGCTCCGCTGGGAAACGACAGAAGCAGACGCGCTCGATTGTCGATCAGGTGGCGGCCGTCATACTCTTGCAGTACGCCCTCGACGCCGAACGCGGTTCGGGGCGACCCCCCGGAAGCCCCGTCGACCCGTGA